Below is a genomic region from Vibrio cortegadensis.
GTTGTTCTTTTTTTGGTTCATCAGCGAATACAAGATTAGCGGCTTCGTCGAAACGAGATTTACGGCTTTTACCGTAAGCCCACCAAACTACACCAATGAAACAAACAAAAACGGTAACGGTCCAAATGCTTTGAAAAGTAATAATATCCATAATTACACCTTATTTCATTGCATGACCGAGAGATTGCAAGTATGCAACAACAGCATCCATCTCAGTCTTACCAACAACATCTGTTGAAGCATTCGCAATCTGTTCGTCAGTGTATGGAACACCAAATTGATTACGGAATATTTCAAGCTTCTGCTGCGTAAGTTTGCCATCTAGTTCGTTCTCTGCAAGCCATGGGAAACCAGGCATGTTTGATTCAGGAACTAATTCGCGAGGATCAATCAGGTGAACACGGTGCCACTCATCAGAGTAACGACCACCAACACGAGCAAGATCAGGGCCAGTACGTTTAGAACCCCATAAGAATGGGTGTTCCCAAACACTTTCACCAGCAACAGAGTAATGACCGTAACGCTCTGTTTCAGAACGGAATGGACGAATCATTTGGCTGTGACAAACATTACATCCTTCACGGATATAAACATCACGACCTTCCATTTCTAGCGCAGAGTATACGCGTAAGTTCTCAACAGGCTCTGTCGTTTGCTTCTGGAAAATCAACGGAGTGATCTCTACCAATGCACCTAGGCTGATTGCAAAAACAATCAAAATTGCCAATAAACCGACATTACGTTCAACTATTTCGTGGCGATTATTCGAATTTGAGCTCATTCTTAAATCTCCTTATGCCGGGTGAACGATAGCTTTAAGGCTATCTTTCGGTGCAGTGATGGTTTTGTACGCGTTGTATGCAAGTAAGAACATACCAGTTAGGAAGATAAATCCACCTAAGAAACGTACGAAGTAGAATGGGTAAGACGCTTGTACTGATTCAACAAAGCTATAAGTCAATGTGCCATCAGAGTTAACTGCACGCCACATCAAACCTTGCATAACACCAGAAATCCACATTGCTACGATGTAAAGAACAGTACCAATTGTTGCTAACCAGAAGTGAGCGTTGATTAGGCTTACAGAGTACATACGTTCTTGACCAAACAGGCGAGGGATCAAGTGGTATACAGAACCAATTGAAACCATAGCAACCCAACCTAATGCACCAGAATGCACGTGGCCGATCGTCCAGTCAGTGTAATGTGATAATGCGTTTACTGTCTTAATAGACATCATCGGACCTTCAAAAGTCGACATGCCGTAGAAAGAGAGTGAAACGATTAAGAAACGTAGAATAGGATCGTAACGAAGTTTATGCCATGCACCAGATAGGGTCATAATACCGTTGATCATACCACCCCAAGATGGAGCGAACAGAACAAGCGACATTACCATACCGATAGACTGAGTCCAATCAGGTAGGGCTGTGTAATGAAGGTGGTGAGGACCAGCCCAAATATACAGAGATACTAAAGCCCAAAAGTGAACAATTGATAAACGGTAAGAGTAAACAGGGCGTTCTGCTTGCTTAGGGACAAAGTAATACATCATTCCTAAGAAGCCAGCTGTAAGTAAGAAACCTACGGCGTTGTGTCCATACCACCACTGTATCATCGCATCTACTGCACCAGAATAAATCGAATAAGATTTACCCAAAGAGACAGGGATTGCCATGCTGTTCACAATATGAAGTACTGCGACAGTGAGGATAAAGGCTCCAAAGAACCAGTTAGCTACGTATATGTGTGATGTTGTACGCTTTATCAATGTTCCAAAGAACACGATGGCATAAGCAACCCATACAAGTGTTATAGCAATATCAATAGGCCATTCTAGTTCTGCGTACTCTTTGCCAGAGGTGTAACCCAAAGGTAAAGATATTGCAGCGGCTAAAATTATGGCTTGCCATCCCCAAAAAGTGAATGGAACCAGAGGGCCCCCAAATAGACGCGTCTGACAGGTACGCTGAACAACATAATATGATGTTGCAAACAGGGCACTTGTACCGAACGCAAAAATAACCGCATTAGTATGCAGGGGACGTAAGCGACTATACGTCAACCACGGCGTATCAAAGTTCAGCTGTGGCCAAACTAATTGAGCGGCAATCAAAACACCAACAGCCATACCGACAATACCCCAGAGAATAGTAACTAAGGTAAACTGACGAACGACTGTATAGTTGTAGTTTTGTTCAAGCTGCTTTTCTTGGCTCATTTGCATGCTTCCAATTTCTAATTAACTACACTTTACTTCCAACACGACAAATGTCGTAATGCCCCCCAATCGACAAGAAAACAGTACTTATTCAGAACTTTATGTTTACTTACTAATTTTAAAAAAAGAGGCATTTTCAACGCAACACTATACGTGAATTAACAATTCAATGACAGAGTAGTAACCTTACCTGTGGTCTGGATTTATGCTTTTATTTAAAAACTTTGAAGTTTGTTGCAAGGAGAGAGAGTAAAAATGGCAGCTCAAAAGCTAACGAAAGGTAGATTAGTTCAAATAATCATCATGTTAAGTCTTCTAATCGTCGCATTCACATGGCGTACAATTAACTATAAAGATGAGAAAAACATCACATGTAAACTTGGAGAAACTTGCGAGTTTCAGATCAATGAAACAAATTTATTGGTTACAAATCACTCTACAGGTATCACTCTAAATACACCCGAAAATTTAACAATTAAGGCAAAAATAATCGAGGGCTCCGGGAATATTGTTCAACATGATAAAAAGCTCATCATTACTAAGCAAAGTAATAACGTTAAATTAAAAATATCGTCAGAAAATGAGATTGTTTACTTAGCGCTGTTAAATTAATATTACCAGTATTATTGTAAATAACACCGATATTGCTCCTCAGATACCGTTAAACAGGTATAACGCTTACTCTTTACTATGTGAAACAAATCATGCAATTTATCTCTCTGACATCCAATAATACAGATGAACGAAATGTCGCTTTAGAGTTTAAGCAGCAACTCAAAACAACAAATATCAGCAGCTTGATTTGTTACTACACTGAAGAGTATTGTTCAGAATTATTATCACAACATTTGGTCGAAGCATTTCCGAATATACCGATCCAAGGCTGCAGTTCTTGCCAAGGTATTATGACGGAAAAAGGCTATCATTCAGGGCCGGTGGTCGGCATATTAGCCATCTCTGACTTAGGTATAAACGCCTACGGGACAGGTTTATCTCATTACTCAGATGATAGAGAAAATATTGATTCCGCCATTGCTCAAGCATTAGATGAGGCAATGTTAAGTGCCGACCGAATCGGTGAAGTGCCGAGTTTAATCATTCTCCATGCTACGCCAGGTGATGAAGAGAGAATGATTGCTTGTATTGATAAGAAATTCGGAACACTCGTTGCAATCATTGGAGGAAGTGCGGCTGATAACACAATTGACGGGAAGTGGTCTATTTTCAACGAAAAATCACATTGCCAATCAGGTGTCAGCGTCACTCTCGTCTATTCATCTCAATCAATTTTCACCTCATTCAGTGCCGGGCATTCAGCCACCGAATACCAAGGTACAATCACGAAGGCCCGTGGTCGAGAGCTACTAGAAATCGATCACAAACCCGCTTTAGAAGTCTACCATTATTGGACAGATCATCATCTAGGCAATTTAACTTCTGATGGTTACTTATTCGACAAGGCCACTATTTACCCATTAGGTAGAATCGCAGGATATATTTACGAACAGCCTTATTACAAACTATCACATCCAATAAGGGAGACACCATCTCAAGGAATCGAGCTTTTTACTTCAATCCAAGAAGGTGAGAAGATTTACCTTATGGTTGGAAACAAAACACATCTTATCGGCCGAGCCGCACGAGTTGTTAATTCCGCTTATAATCAAAAACTTGAAGATATGGAAAGGCTTGGTGGTATCAATATTTTTTGCGCCGGACCTATGCTTCACTTAAGGCAAGATATCGACGCCGTTTGTGATCAGATAAACACCGCCTTAGACGGTAAGCCATTCATCTGTCCTTTTACATTTGGTGAGCAAGGGCGCTTCATAGGTGGTGAAAACGGGCATGGTAACCTAATGATTTCATCAGCCGTATTTCACAAAGTTACAGGGTAATTATGGACGCTTGCGATAAAGAACAACTGCAAGAAGTGCTTTTAGAACTCAAGCACAGTCATGAAAGGGAAAAAAGACTTTCCGACGAAAATAGAGCGATTCTAGACGCTATTTCAGCCATGAGTGGTGCAGACAACCGCCAACAAATCTTTTTAGGTTTACAAACGGCATTAAGCAAATACATCGATGTCGAAGATTTTATTGTCATATCGCGTTCAAACGACACTCATGCATTTGAAACATTACTGACCACAAATGCCGCTTTCAGAAATATTGCTTGGAACAAAGACAAAAAATTCACTCGCGTACTTAATGGCGAGTGTATTATCTTATTTGAGCCCGCAACTCTAGATGAATTTATATCTCTTAACTGTGTCATTCGAGAAGAGGTCAAATCTGTTTTAATGACCGGTATTAATGCTGAAGTTACGCAGTCCGTTCTGCTTTTGATCGGAAGAAGAAAAGGGCAGTTCAGTTTAGAAGATAAACAAACACTCATTCGATTTAGCCCATTGATAGAACGAGCTATTATCGATATTGAGAATAAAGAAAAGTTAAATAATCTAGTAGAAGCAAGAACTCGAGCTCTAACGAAAGCTCAACAAGACGCGATCAAAGCAAACAATGCCAAGTCCGAGTTTTTGGCAATGATGAGCCACGAAATTAGAACACCACTAAACTCAGTTCTCGGCATGCTTGATATTATGAAGCAGACTCAAATTAATGCTCAACAGCTAGGAATTCTAACTCAAATGGAATCCTCCGCAGAACTTCTCCTCGCTATTATCAGTGACATTCTTGATGTTTCCAAGATTGAATCCGGCAGTTTTTCTCTTAATAAACAATGGATTAATATTAATGACACTGTCACTTTTGTAATTAGTCAATTACAGAATATAGCAGACAAAAAAGGGTTGAAGCTTAGTACATCTAATCTTATTGATACGAAAAAACTACACTTGATTGATTCAACTAGATTATCTCAAATCCTATTCAACATCGTAGGTAATGCCATCAAGTTTACTCCTGACGGCTCTGTCGATATATCATTAAACATCAACGAGAATAATCAACTCATCATAAAAGTCATCGATACAGGTATTGGTATTCAACAGAAAAAACTACCATTCCTGTTCAACCCATTCCATCAAGCAGACAGCTCGATTACCCGTCGATTTGGTGGAACAGGATTAGGTTTAGCGATTACTAAGCATTTGGTTCAGCTGATGGATGGAAAAATCTCCGTTGAAAGCAAGTTGGGCAAAGGA
It encodes:
- a CDS encoding CcoQ/FixQ family Cbb3-type cytochrome c oxidase assembly chaperone, which gives rise to MDIITFQSIWTVTVFVCFIGVVWWAYGKSRKSRFDEAANLVFADEPKKEQHPNQQGVTK
- the ccoO gene encoding cytochrome-c oxidase, cbb3-type subunit II; the encoded protein is MSSNSNNRHEIVERNVGLLAILIVFAISLGALVEITPLIFQKQTTEPVENLRVYSALEMEGRDVYIREGCNVCHSQMIRPFRSETERYGHYSVAGESVWEHPFLWGSKRTGPDLARVGGRYSDEWHRVHLIDPRELVPESNMPGFPWLAENELDGKLTQQKLEIFRNQFGVPYTDEQIANASTDVVGKTEMDAVVAYLQSLGHAMK
- the ccoN gene encoding cytochrome-c oxidase, cbb3-type subunit I gives rise to the protein MSQEKQLEQNYNYTVVRQFTLVTILWGIVGMAVGVLIAAQLVWPQLNFDTPWLTYSRLRPLHTNAVIFAFGTSALFATSYYVVQRTCQTRLFGGPLVPFTFWGWQAIILAAAISLPLGYTSGKEYAELEWPIDIAITLVWVAYAIVFFGTLIKRTTSHIYVANWFFGAFILTVAVLHIVNSMAIPVSLGKSYSIYSGAVDAMIQWWYGHNAVGFLLTAGFLGMMYYFVPKQAERPVYSYRLSIVHFWALVSLYIWAGPHHLHYTALPDWTQSIGMVMSLVLFAPSWGGMINGIMTLSGAWHKLRYDPILRFLIVSLSFYGMSTFEGPMMSIKTVNALSHYTDWTIGHVHSGALGWVAMVSIGSVYHLIPRLFGQERMYSVSLINAHFWLATIGTVLYIVAMWISGVMQGLMWRAVNSDGTLTYSFVESVQASYPFYFVRFLGGFIFLTGMFLLAYNAYKTITAPKDSLKAIVHPA
- a CDS encoding FIST signal transduction protein, coding for MQFISLTSNNTDERNVALEFKQQLKTTNISSLICYYTEEYCSELLSQHLVEAFPNIPIQGCSSCQGIMTEKGYHSGPVVGILAISDLGINAYGTGLSHYSDDRENIDSAIAQALDEAMLSADRIGEVPSLIILHATPGDEERMIACIDKKFGTLVAIIGGSAADNTIDGKWSIFNEKSHCQSGVSVTLVYSSQSIFTSFSAGHSATEYQGTITKARGRELLEIDHKPALEVYHYWTDHHLGNLTSDGYLFDKATIYPLGRIAGYIYEQPYYKLSHPIRETPSQGIELFTSIQEGEKIYLMVGNKTHLIGRAARVVNSAYNQKLEDMERLGGINIFCAGPMLHLRQDIDAVCDQINTALDGKPFICPFTFGEQGRFIGGENGHGNLMISSAVFHKVTG
- a CDS encoding ATP-binding protein gives rise to the protein MDACDKEQLQEVLLELKHSHEREKRLSDENRAILDAISAMSGADNRQQIFLGLQTALSKYIDVEDFIVISRSNDTHAFETLLTTNAAFRNIAWNKDKKFTRVLNGECIILFEPATLDEFISLNCVIREEVKSVLMTGINAEVTQSVLLLIGRRKGQFSLEDKQTLIRFSPLIERAIIDIENKEKLNNLVEARTRALTKAQQDAIKANNAKSEFLAMMSHEIRTPLNSVLGMLDIMKQTQINAQQLGILTQMESSAELLLAIISDILDVSKIESGSFSLNKQWININDTVTFVISQLQNIADKKGLKLSTSNLIDTKKLHLIDSTRLSQILFNIVGNAIKFTPDGSVDISLNINENNQLIIKVIDTGIGIQQKKLPFLFNPFHQADSSITRRFGGTGLGLAITKHLVQLMDGKISVESKLGKGSKFTISIPVLSKCNDESQEDNNTPIESPSLNILVVEDTHTNQMVIKLLLSRLGHTVTIASNGLEAYEYIQKHHQHLDLVFMDISMPVMDGLAATKVIRSQGITIPIIALTAHAMENDKHECFRVGMNDFITKPVRSSDIEAVLHQLTAKLPQEHN